From the Carya illinoinensis cultivar Pawnee chromosome 4, C.illinoinensisPawnee_v1, whole genome shotgun sequence genome, one window contains:
- the LOC122307653 gene encoding ankyrin repeat and SAM domain-containing protein 6-like, with translation MYADREEVEAKRSVKDRLNGTSVGDTRRRQVTGKRHRQDDKWEHDLYNDDESQISNHKVGARDLRLKLQRKNIQQASQSGPLSGVRDLREKLSGLTNTQLVNTDPLKPKLEAFRPPKKSVAVEAPATEAKKATNPASKKKAPQKAGTSVDEFLHYLDLEKYLITFQAEEVDMAALLHMTDDDLKALGIPMGPRKKILLALESRD, from the exons ATGTACGCTGATCGAGAGGAGGTCGAAGCCAAGAGGTCAGTAAAAGACCGACTCAATGGGACCTCCGTTGGTGATACTCGGCGTCGACAAGTCACCGGCAAGAG GCATAGGCAAGATGACAAGTGGGAACATGATCTTTATAATGATGATGAATCCCAAATTTCAA ATCACAAGGTTGGGGCTCGAGATCTCCGTTTGAAGCTCCAAAGGAAAAATATCCAACAAGCATCTCAAAGTGGGCCTCTTTCAGGTGTGAGGGATCTACGTGAAAAGCTGTCTGGCCTGACTAATACACAATTAGTGAACACTGATCCCTTAAAGCCAAAACTGGAGGCTTTTAGACCACCCAAGAAAAGTGTAGCTGTTGAGGCCCCTGCAACAGAGGCCAAAAAGGCGACCAACCCTGCTTCTAAaaagaaagctccacaaaag GCTGGTACATCTGTGGATGAATTTCTGCACTATTTGGATCTCGAAAAGTATCTTATTACTTTTCAAGCCGAGGAA GTTGATATGGCGGCTCTACTGCACATGACTGATGATGACCTCAAAGCTTTAGGAATACCGATG GgtccaagaaagaaaatacttttAGCATTGGAATCAAGAGACTGA
- the LOC122307633 gene encoding translation initiation factor IF-2-like isoform X3 — MEHRLGPRKNFGTIFSLATGGSSETQIESSLESRSTDCLSKHPIESSLEIAVDIDVETPQPFHITELMKMKAQELRDQARKMEEEEEKKLERHRDGERIRASKDLTEAKRTTEESERKRHLALRKAEKEEEKRARKKILQKLEQDKVERRFGVVLPSERPAALKPSMPFLQGKKLQDSLPVKSGTKAEHMRECLRSIKRSYLDDDARVRRAFQTLLIYVGNVAKNPDEEKFRKIRLGNPLFQDRVGNLRGGVEFLELCGFERMGGEFLYLPRDKVDEAILNTAGFELKSAATNPFFGLLGV, encoded by the exons ATGGAGCATAGGCTTGGGCCGAGGAAAAATTTTGGCACTATTTTTTCACTTGCGACAGGTGGCTCAAGCGAAACTCAGATAGAAAGTTCGCTCGAGTCTCGCTCAACAGATTGCTTGAGCAAACATCCGATAGAGAGTTCGCTCGAG ATAGCAGTGGACATTGATGTTGAGACACCTCAACCATTCCATATCACAGAGCTAATGAAAATGAAGGCACAGGAACTAAG GGATCAAGCACGCaagatggaagaagaagaagaaaagaaattggaaaGACATAGGGACGGG GAGAGGATTCGAGCCAGTAAGGACCTCACTGAGGCAAAGCGAACTACagaagaaagtgaaagaaaacg CCATTTAGCACTACGAAAAGCAgaaaaggaggaggagaaaAGAGCAAGGAAGAAAATTCTACAGAAACTAGAGCAGGATAAG GTAGAAAGAAGGTTTGGAGTGGTATTGCCATCAGAAAGGCCTGCAGCATTAAAACCTTCCATGCCTTTTTTGCAGGGAAAAAAA TTGCAGGACTCATTGCCTGTGAAGTCTGGTACAAAAGCAGAGCATATGAGGGAATGCTTAAGGTCAATTAAGCGCAGTTACCTG GATGATGATGCCAGAGTAAGGAGGGCATTTCAAACTCTTCTGATCTATGTTGGCAATGTCGCTAAAAATCCTGATGAGGAAAAGTTTAGGAAGATACGACTTGGTAACCCATTATTCCAG GATAGAGTTGGGAATTTGAGAGGAGGTGTGGAATTTCTTGAGCTCTGTGGGTTTGAGAGAATGGGAGGCGAGTTCTTGTACCTTCCTCGTGATAAGGTTGATGAGGCAATACTTAACACAGCAGGATTTGAATTGAAGTCTGCGGCGACCAACCCCTTCTTTGGACTTCTGGGTGTGTAG